In one Oceanotoga teriensis genomic region, the following are encoded:
- a CDS encoding STAS domain-containing protein, producing the protein MDFVITFSENEKAFVAKVSGDIDAYHSATFKQKIIEHMDNIDKKIIAVDLSEVSYIDSAGLGAIVSLIKESKKHEKEVVLLSLQNQIRRIFEMTKLDKIIRTEDTIEEV; encoded by the coding sequence ATGGACTTTGTTATAACTTTTAGTGAAAATGAAAAAGCTTTTGTTGCAAAGGTATCAGGAGATATAGATGCTTATCATTCGGCAACATTTAAGCAAAAGATAATAGAACATATGGATAATATCGATAAGAAGATAATAGCTGTTGACCTATCAGAAGTTTCATATATAGATAGTGCGGGACTTGGAGCTATTGTATCTTTAATAAAAGAATCAAAAAAACATGAAAAAGAAGTAGTTCTTCTTTCTTTACAAAATCAAATAAGAAGAATATTTGAAATGACAAAACTTGATAAAATAATAAGAACAGAAGATACGATTGAAGAAGTTTAG
- the aspS gene encoding aspartate--tRNA ligase: MFWRCSILLKRTHTCGELNSSNSGQEVILNGWVDRIRDLGGIKFIMLRDRYGKTQVFFDPNENQDLYQKALKLGNEYTVSIKGIVKERPADAINTDMKTGDIEIHATELEILSESETPPIYVNRDEEISENLRLKYRYLDLRKEKMQKNIILRHRVMQAARNYLSNKDFLEIETPFLNKSTPEGARDFVVPSRIKKGNFYALPQSPQIFKQLLMVSGMDKYFQIARCFRDEDFRADRQPEFTQIDFEASFVDKEDIFEIGEGLVKECFDKGLNIEIETPFKRMTYKEAMNKYGSDKPDTRYGMELNDITEYFKNTKAKFLKSVIDENGVIKGFSIPEKANEFSRKKFDELTDLAKQFGASGLIWISKEENKDVKSTIKKLAEEEINNLLNDGIINDGEVMLIVAGELSKVNKILGQLRATIIRDEYVKKDGFDIMWITDFPMFSWNEEEQRLEAEHHPFTMPNVEDLEMYKDEPLKINSQSYDLVINGYEMASGSVRIHRKDIQNKVFEIIGLKEEEITDKFGFLLEAFRYGPPPHAGAALGMDRLVAVMAGEDSIKEVIAFPKTATGSDPMAEAPSKLSEYQLKELNIILKND; this comes from the coding sequence ATGTTTTGGAGGTGTTCAATTTTGTTAAAAAGGACTCATACTTGTGGAGAATTAAATTCTTCAAATTCAGGTCAAGAAGTTATTCTAAATGGTTGGGTAGATAGAATAAGAGATCTTGGCGGAATAAAATTCATAATGCTCAGAGACAGATACGGTAAAACACAGGTTTTCTTTGATCCAAATGAAAATCAAGATTTATATCAAAAGGCTTTAAAACTCGGTAATGAATATACTGTATCAATCAAAGGTATAGTAAAAGAAAGACCAGCAGATGCAATAAATACAGACATGAAGACAGGTGATATCGAGATTCATGCAACAGAATTAGAAATCCTTTCAGAATCAGAAACTCCACCTATTTATGTTAATAGAGATGAAGAGATATCAGAAAATTTGAGATTAAAGTATAGATATTTAGATTTAAGAAAAGAAAAGATGCAAAAAAATATTATTTTAAGACATAGAGTAATGCAAGCGGCTAGAAATTATCTTTCAAACAAAGATTTTCTTGAAATAGAGACTCCATTTTTAAACAAATCAACACCAGAAGGAGCAAGAGATTTTGTAGTTCCATCCAGAATAAAAAAGGGGAATTTTTATGCCCTTCCACAATCACCACAAATTTTTAAACAACTTTTGATGGTTTCAGGTATGGATAAATATTTCCAAATTGCAAGATGTTTTAGAGATGAAGATTTTAGAGCTGATAGACAGCCTGAATTCACTCAAATAGATTTTGAAGCTTCATTTGTTGATAAAGAAGATATTTTTGAAATAGGAGAAGGCCTTGTAAAAGAATGTTTTGATAAAGGTCTCAATATTGAAATAGAAACTCCATTTAAAAGAATGACATATAAAGAAGCTATGAACAAATATGGAAGTGATAAACCAGATACGAGATATGGTATGGAATTAAATGATATAACTGAATACTTTAAAAATACAAAAGCTAAATTCTTAAAAAGCGTAATAGATGAAAACGGTGTTATAAAAGGATTTTCAATACCTGAAAAAGCTAATGAATTTTCAAGAAAAAAATTTGATGAATTAACAGATCTTGCAAAACAATTTGGTGCATCAGGATTGATTTGGATATCAAAAGAAGAAAATAAAGATGTAAAATCCACAATAAAAAAATTAGCTGAAGAAGAAATTAATAATCTTTTAAATGATGGTATAATAAACGATGGAGAAGTCATGTTAATAGTTGCGGGAGAATTATCAAAAGTTAATAAAATATTGGGTCAATTAAGGGCAACTATTATAAGAGACGAATATGTTAAAAAAGATGGTTTTGATATAATGTGGATAACAGATTTTCCTATGTTCTCATGGAATGAAGAAGAACAAAGACTTGAAGCAGAACATCATCCATTTACAATGCCTAACGTTGAAGATCTTGAAATGTATAAAGATGAACCGCTTAAAATAAATTCTCAATCTTATGATCTCGTAATAAATGGCTATGAAATGGCAAGTGGAAGTGTCAGAATACATAGAAAAGATATTCAAAACAAAGTATTTGAAATAATAGGATTAAAAGAAGAAGAAATAACTGATAAATTCGGTTTTTTACTTGAAGCTTTTAGATATGGTCCACCGCCACATGCTGGAGCAGCATTGGGAATGGATAGATTAGTAGCTGTAATGGCAGGAGAAGATTCAATAAAAGAAGTAATAGCTTTTCCAAAAACGGCTACAGGTTCAGATCCAATGGCAGAAGCACCATCAAAATTATCTGAGTATCAACTCAAAGAATTAAATATAATTTTAAAAAATGATTAG
- a CDS encoding NYN domain-containing protein produces MNNIFVFMDYQNQPVDPELVVQKLEEHGKLVGGKAYGHWSKYPATMFSFSRHGIELIEMPEDGFGNKKGNDIKLAVDAIETMFSLPHIETFVLVTGDADFVPLVKKLRTYGKTVYVIGRSKNTSPDMQFAADTYIPYEEIVKSEKVNSTDSFEDLVDEMIRIMDEKSLQPDETVVKRIVTGMGVYYGNFGYKTMGDFVEGLLKNIRKKMFKESYEYSEYEENYMRFLERLVATSNTPFDVEKLEKIAKSRHQWISKNSNLDSLENFIQNMIGSGKLKETKDKFLYVPAPRRWEIKYDKILPYPELRAEFGKHVYELFMKRKVSTISEALHVSKENLNLTNKVIGSFGIALKFSGMFIGKDGSDYVSLKTPVKLNGTYEEFKLTLDTFYVKRILKDENINEGQLDKVSIHVFNDKDHEKTKKVLDFMIKTKDVFYEKPYYKYKDKK; encoded by the coding sequence TTGAACAATATATTTGTATTTATGGACTATCAAAACCAACCAGTTGACCCGGAATTAGTTGTACAAAAATTAGAAGAACATGGAAAATTAGTTGGAGGAAAAGCTTATGGACATTGGTCGAAATATCCGGCAACGATGTTTTCATTTTCAAGGCATGGAATAGAATTAATTGAAATGCCGGAAGATGGATTTGGAAACAAAAAAGGAAATGATATAAAACTTGCCGTAGACGCAATTGAAACAATGTTTTCTCTTCCCCATATTGAAACCTTTGTTTTGGTAACCGGAGATGCTGATTTTGTACCTCTTGTAAAAAAATTGAGGACATACGGAAAAACAGTTTATGTAATAGGTAGAAGTAAAAATACTTCTCCAGATATGCAATTTGCAGCTGACACATATATCCCTTATGAAGAAATAGTAAAATCTGAAAAAGTTAATTCAACTGATTCTTTTGAAGATTTAGTCGATGAAATGATAAGAATAATGGATGAAAAAAGTCTTCAACCAGATGAAACTGTTGTAAAAAGAATAGTAACTGGAATGGGAGTTTATTATGGAAACTTTGGATATAAAACTATGGGAGATTTTGTTGAAGGTCTTTTAAAAAATATAAGAAAAAAGATGTTCAAAGAATCTTATGAATATTCAGAGTATGAAGAGAATTATATGAGGTTTTTAGAAAGACTTGTTGCAACATCGAATACACCTTTTGATGTTGAAAAGCTTGAAAAAATAGCTAAATCAAGACATCAATGGATATCTAAAAACTCAAATTTAGATAGCCTTGAAAATTTTATCCAGAACATGATAGGTTCTGGAAAATTAAAAGAAACAAAAGATAAGTTTTTATATGTTCCAGCACCGAGAAGATGGGAAATAAAATATGATAAAATTCTTCCTTATCCAGAACTTAGAGCTGAATTTGGGAAACATGTATATGAATTATTTATGAAGAGAAAAGTAAGTACGATATCAGAGGCCTTACATGTTTCAAAAGAAAATTTAAATCTTACAAATAAAGTAATAGGTTCTTTTGGTATAGCATTAAAATTTTCTGGTATGTTTATCGGAAAAGATGGAAGTGATTATGTAAGTTTAAAAACTCCCGTTAAATTAAATGGGACATATGAAGAATTTAAACTCACGCTTGATACTTTTTATGTTAAAAGAATTTTGAAAGATGAAAATATAAATGAAGGACAGTTAGATAAAGTTTCAATACATGTTTTTAATGATAAAGATCATGAAAAGACGAAAAAGGTTTTGGATTTCATGATAAAAACAAAAGATGTATTCTATGAAAAGCCATATTATAAGTATAAAGATAAAAAATAA
- a CDS encoding S-layer homology domain-containing protein: MKKLLIITMVLTLAFGSAFAQTFKDVPVNHWAYDAVQKISSIGILEGYPDGTFKGMDTVNRYQLTLTVSRTIDYTQQNLIAPLAEKISQLDKKVSSMSSGNTSSASNSEVNALSVRVNKVENSLNQLQSSYELLSYATVKIDELESKVKDMTNSSINQDSISNINTRLARMENENNALLENIQNLSSANTSIQSKLNNVSNETYSNQKEIERINTLLSNLNSKIDMKSDSMSISDVQSKIKALENSIVDIDTNRKDISNIKSSLNTVQSSVDELSKEVEANKKAVAESGNGGVDILDILISVVISAGVAFAFTQFIK; encoded by the coding sequence GTGAAAAAACTACTTATCATCACAATGGTTTTAACGTTAGCTTTTGGTTCAGCTTTTGCCCAAACATTTAAGGATGTTCCTGTTAATCACTGGGCATACGATGCTGTACAAAAAATTTCTTCTATCGGTATTTTAGAAGGATATCCTGATGGTACCTTTAAAGGTATGGACACAGTTAATAGATATCAATTAACTTTAACTGTATCAAGAACTATCGATTACACACAGCAAAATCTTATAGCTCCTTTAGCTGAAAAAATTTCTCAACTTGACAAAAAAGTAAGTTCTATGTCATCTGGAAATACTTCTTCAGCTTCTAATTCAGAGGTTAATGCTTTATCAGTTAGGGTTAATAAAGTTGAAAATTCTTTGAATCAATTACAGAGTTCTTATGAATTATTGAGTTATGCAACTGTAAAAATAGATGAATTGGAATCTAAAGTAAAAGATATGACAAATTCATCTATAAATCAAGATTCTATTTCTAATATAAATACAAGACTTGCAAGAATGGAAAATGAAAATAATGCTTTATTGGAAAATATTCAAAACCTTTCTTCTGCAAATACATCTATTCAATCTAAACTAAATAATGTTTCTAATGAAACATATTCAAATCAAAAAGAAATAGAAAGAATAAATACTCTTTTATCTAATTTGAATTCTAAAATAGATATGAAATCTGATTCAATGAGTATAAGTGATGTACAAAGTAAAATCAAAGCACTTGAGAATTCTATAGTTGATATAGATACCAATAGAAAAGATATTTCTAATATAAAATCTTCTTTGAATACAGTTCAAAGCTCTGTTGATGAACTTTCAAAAGAAGTAGAAGCTAATAAAAAAGCTGTAGCAGAATCTGGAAATGGCGGAGTAGATATACTAGATATATTGATCTCAGTTGTTATATCAGCTGGTGTAGCTTTTGCATTTACACAATTTATAAAATAA
- the cmk gene encoding (d)CMP kinase: MLIRIAIDGPAGSGKSTMAKIIANKLKINYLDSGALYRIIGYYCVKNNIDLEDKKSIKDILPQIKIDLKDHKYFLNDEEISEQIRNAESGNYASMVAKVPEVREKINQILRTMSQEMSTVIDGRDIGTVVIPDAEIKIFLTASVEERAKRRYDELSEKGKKVDYKSILEQIIFRDKADSSRSIAPLKPAEEAIKINTTNMDIEEVTKKIIEIIKEKNYGN; this comes from the coding sequence ATCTTGATAAGAATAGCAATAGACGGACCAGCCGGTTCCGGAAAATCGACTATGGCAAAAATAATAGCGAATAAACTTAAAATTAATTATCTCGATAGTGGAGCTTTATACAGAATCATTGGTTATTATTGTGTTAAAAATAATATAGATCTTGAAGATAAAAAAAGCATAAAAGATATTTTACCTCAAATAAAAATAGACCTGAAAGATCATAAGTATTTTCTAAACGATGAAGAAATATCCGAACAAATAAGAAATGCTGAATCAGGGAATTATGCCTCTATGGTTGCTAAAGTTCCTGAAGTAAGAGAAAAAATAAATCAAATATTAAGAACTATGTCTCAAGAGATGTCTACTGTGATAGATGGAAGAGACATAGGAACTGTTGTTATTCCTGATGCAGAGATAAAAATATTTTTAACAGCTTCAGTTGAAGAAAGAGCAAAAAGAAGATATGATGAACTTTCTGAAAAGGGTAAAAAAGTAGATTATAAAAGTATATTAGAACAAATAATATTTAGAGATAAAGCTGATAGTTCAAGAAGTATAGCCCCTTTAAAGCCAGCTGAAGAGGCTATAAAAATAAATACTACAAATATGGATATAGAAGAAGTTACAAAAAAGATTATTGAAATAATAAAGGAAAAAAATTATGGAAATTAG
- the ispH gene encoding 4-hydroxy-3-methylbut-2-enyl diphosphate reductase, whose amino-acid sequence MEIRISDNVGFCYGVNRAFNNTIKLNDKKNIYMYGQLVHNNSVIEKITNTGIKIFENIDNLPENSYKSTVIIRAHGITSKEREILEKNFKQVIDMTCPIVTNLIKLSKGIQEKGYYIVVYGKESHPEMRGLKGNLSEDKILITKEPLKLQNKSKVCIISQTTVDYPSFKKFYLKMLEINQFSDIIIKNTICRETYMREQQALEISQWADKVFVIGGKNSSNTTKLYKISKMNCKNSYHIESIEEIKEVVINKEDKIGILTGASTPLWQLENIKKHIEGNIS is encoded by the coding sequence ATGGAAATTAGAATTTCAGATAATGTTGGATTTTGTTATGGAGTGAATAGAGCATTTAATAATACAATTAAATTAAATGACAAAAAAAACATATATATGTATGGACAACTAGTACATAATAATTCTGTTATCGAAAAGATAACAAATACTGGAATAAAAATATTTGAGAATATAGATAATCTTCCAGAAAATAGTTATAAAAGCACAGTAATAATAAGGGCTCATGGAATAACGAGTAAAGAAAGAGAAATACTTGAAAAAAACTTCAAACAAGTCATTGATATGACATGTCCAATAGTAACAAACCTTATAAAACTTTCTAAAGGTATACAAGAAAAAGGATATTATATAGTAGTTTATGGTAAAGAAAGCCATCCTGAAATGAGAGGGTTAAAAGGAAATCTTTCTGAAGATAAAATACTTATAACAAAAGAGCCTTTGAAACTTCAAAACAAAAGCAAGGTGTGTATAATTTCACAAACTACGGTTGACTATCCTTCATTTAAAAAATTCTATTTAAAAATGCTGGAAATAAATCAATTTTCTGATATAATTATAAAAAATACTATATGTAGAGAGACATATATGAGAGAACAGCAAGCTCTGGAAATATCTCAATGGGCTGATAAAGTTTTTGTTATTGGAGGTAAAAACAGTTCGAATACAACAAAGCTTTATAAAATCTCTAAAATGAATTGTAAAAACTCTTATCATATAGAATCAATTGAAGAAATTAAAGAGGTTGTTATAAATAAAGAAGACAAAATAGGTATATTGACAGGGGCCTCTACTCCTTTATGGCAACTTGAAAACATAAAAAAACATATAGAAGGCAATATTTCTTAA
- the ileS gene encoding isoleucine--tRNA ligase, giving the protein MDYKDSLNLPKTNFKMKANLKDKEPLTLKEWRKMDLEKKVRKEKSEMPKFLLHDGPPYANGEIHMGHALNKVLKDIVIKYKTMSGHNVPYVPGWDTHGLPIEHKVTTELGEKAKHMTKLEIRKLCKKYALKHVEKQKKGFERLGIRGEWDNPYITLDPVYESGVLETLKSLVETGNVYRNKKPIYWCTECQTALAEAEVEYHDHSSPSIYVKFPFEDKNTYIIIWTTTPWTLPANVAIALHRSFDYVKVEVEGEKWIMAEALVEKVMKIAGKEKYEIVERFKGKDLENKSAKHPFIDRESKIVLADYVTLEDGTGCVHTAPGHGADDYITGLKNKLPVLSPVDYKGEFTEEAGKYEGLKIWEGNKVIIEDLKNSGYLVALQNIEHSYPHCWRCKNPIIFRATEQWFISVDHNGLREKVLDEIDKVQWIPEWGEKRFKGMVQDKPDWCISRQRAWGIPIPAIKCDECGEVTLTVEQMNHFIDIVKKEGTDSWFEKDIKELIPEGFKCPKCGGIHFTKEEDILDVWIDSGASWESVVNSREALNKYPVDLYLEGSDQHRGWFQSSMFLSVGKNGVAPYKSVLTHGFIKDEEGEKMSKSKGNGISPNDIIEKDGADLLRLWVASSDYRGDIRISFEILKQQSEVYRKFRNTLRFLLGNISDFDPNNDYVEFNDLYEIDKWAMIRLNDLIEKVTGFYENYEFYRVHHLLNNFCTTDMSSIYLDIIKDRIYTEGKKSKLRRSAQTVMYEIAMALTKMMAPILTFTAEEIYKYLPESARKYDTIQLEEWPKLNINKDENLIQKWNLILSVRDDVTKALEEKRREKFIGNSLEAKVIIEPKNEEIKEALSSTDPYLLSDVFITSQIEINNVEKGFEGEKVKVAVVKAEGEKCERCWKIDPKTGEDEQHEGTCPRCAAVLRGEREN; this is encoded by the coding sequence ATGGACTACAAAGATTCGTTGAATCTACCAAAGACCAACTTTAAAATGAAAGCTAATTTAAAGGATAAAGAGCCATTAACATTAAAAGAATGGCGAAAAATGGATCTTGAAAAAAAAGTAAGAAAAGAAAAATCAGAAATGCCAAAATTTCTTTTACATGATGGACCTCCATATGCAAATGGAGAAATTCATATGGGGCATGCATTGAATAAAGTTTTAAAAGATATAGTTATTAAATATAAAACTATGAGTGGACATAATGTACCATATGTTCCGGGTTGGGATACTCATGGTCTCCCAATAGAACATAAAGTTACAACTGAACTTGGCGAAAAAGCTAAACATATGACAAAACTTGAAATAAGGAAATTATGTAAAAAATATGCTTTAAAACATGTTGAAAAACAAAAAAAGGGATTTGAAAGACTTGGTATAAGAGGAGAATGGGATAATCCATATATAACTCTTGATCCAGTTTATGAATCAGGAGTTCTTGAGACATTAAAATCTTTGGTTGAAACAGGTAATGTATACAGAAATAAAAAGCCTATATATTGGTGTACTGAATGTCAAACGGCTTTGGCTGAGGCTGAAGTAGAGTATCATGATCATTCTTCTCCATCTATATATGTGAAATTTCCATTTGAAGATAAAAATACTTATATAATAATTTGGACTACAACTCCATGGACACTTCCTGCTAATGTAGCTATAGCACTTCATAGAAGTTTTGATTATGTAAAAGTTGAAGTTGAGGGTGAAAAATGGATAATGGCCGAAGCATTGGTTGAAAAAGTTATGAAAATAGCTGGAAAAGAGAAATATGAAATAGTTGAAAGATTTAAGGGAAAAGATTTAGAAAATAAATCTGCAAAACATCCGTTTATAGATAGAGAATCAAAAATAGTATTAGCAGATTATGTAACACTTGAAGATGGTACAGGATGTGTTCACACTGCACCAGGTCATGGAGCTGATGACTATATAACAGGATTAAAAAATAAATTACCAGTTCTTTCTCCAGTTGATTATAAAGGCGAATTTACTGAAGAAGCAGGAAAATATGAAGGACTTAAAATTTGGGAAGGAAACAAAGTAATAATTGAAGATCTCAAAAACAGTGGTTATCTCGTTGCATTACAGAATATAGAACATTCATATCCACATTGTTGGAGATGTAAAAATCCTATAATATTTAGAGCTACAGAGCAATGGTTTATAAGTGTTGATCATAATGGTTTGAGAGAAAAAGTTCTTGATGAGATTGATAAAGTTCAATGGATACCGGAATGGGGAGAAAAAAGATTTAAGGGTATGGTTCAAGATAAACCAGATTGGTGTATATCAAGACAAAGAGCTTGGGGAATACCTATACCTGCCATCAAGTGTGACGAATGTGGCGAAGTAACATTAACAGTTGAACAGATGAATCATTTTATAGATATAGTTAAAAAAGAAGGAACTGATTCGTGGTTTGAGAAAGACATAAAAGAACTCATACCAGAAGGATTTAAATGTCCTAAATGTGGTGGAATACATTTTACAAAAGAAGAAGATATACTCGATGTTTGGATAGACTCTGGAGCTTCTTGGGAGTCCGTTGTAAATTCAAGAGAGGCCTTGAATAAATACCCTGTTGATTTATATCTTGAAGGATCTGATCAACATAGAGGATGGTTCCAAAGTTCTATGTTCCTCTCAGTGGGTAAAAATGGAGTTGCTCCTTATAAATCTGTTCTCACTCATGGATTTATAAAAGATGAAGAAGGAGAAAAAATGTCAAAATCCAAAGGAAATGGAATAAGTCCTAATGATATAATTGAAAAAGATGGTGCTGATTTATTAAGACTTTGGGTTGCTTCATCTGATTACAGAGGAGATATAAGAATATCTTTTGAAATACTTAAACAACAAAGTGAAGTATACAGAAAATTTAGAAATACATTGAGATTCTTATTGGGTAATATATCAGATTTTGATCCAAATAATGATTATGTTGAATTTAATGATCTTTATGAAATAGATAAATGGGCTATGATAAGGCTTAATGATTTAATAGAAAAGGTTACTGGATTTTATGAAAATTATGAATTTTATAGAGTTCATCATTTACTAAATAATTTCTGTACTACAGATATGAGTTCTATTTATCTCGATATAATAAAAGATAGAATATATACAGAAGGAAAGAAGTCAAAACTCAGAAGATCTGCACAAACAGTTATGTATGAAATAGCTATGGCATTAACTAAAATGATGGCTCCTATACTAACTTTTACAGCCGAAGAAATATATAAATATCTTCCAGAAAGTGCAAGAAAGTATGACACAATACAATTAGAAGAATGGCCAAAATTAAATATAAATAAAGATGAAAATCTAATTCAAAAATGGAATTTAATACTTTCTGTAAGGGATGATGTTACAAAAGCTCTTGAAGAGAAAAGAAGAGAAAAATTTATAGGAAATTCTCTCGAAGCTAAAGTAATAATAGAACCTAAAAATGAAGAAATAAAAGAAGCTTTATCATCTACAGATCCTTATCTATTATCTGATGTGTTCATAACTTCTCAGATAGAAATAAATAATGTAGAAAAAGGATTTGAAGGAGAAAAAGTTAAGGTTGCCGTTGTTAAAGCAGAAGGAGAAAAGTGTGAAAGATGTTGGAAAATAGATCCAAAAACAGGTGAAGATGAACAACATGAAGGAACATGTCCAAGATGTGCAGCTGTTTTAAGGGGAGAAAGAGAAAATTAA
- a CDS encoding response regulator, translated as MARILIVDDEDNLRLLIKEELEEAGYDVIDASSAKKALEIFKEEDIDLLCTDIEMPDMNGLELAGEIRKKYSETKIILLTAYSHYKSEMASWAADAYVVKSMDLTELKDIIANILKI; from the coding sequence ATGGCAAGAATATTAATTGTAGACGATGAGGATAACTTAAGATTACTTATAAAAGAAGAACTTGAAGAAGCTGGATACGATGTAATAGATGCATCAAGTGCAAAAAAAGCTTTAGAAATATTCAAAGAAGAAGATATAGATTTATTATGTACAGACATAGAAATGCCGGATATGAATGGTTTAGAACTTGCCGGAGAGATAAGAAAAAAATATTCAGAAACAAAAATAATACTTTTGACCGCTTATTCTCATTATAAGAGCGAGATGGCATCTTGGGCAGCAGATGCTTATGTTGTAAAATCTATGGATTTAACAGAATTAAAAGATATAATAGCTAATATATTAAAGATTTAG